The DNA window CTCGACAAGAACACCGACATCGGCGCGATCAACTCCGCCGAGCAGCTCGCGAAGATCAAGGGGCTCGTCGAGTCCGGCGAAAGCGAGGGCGCGCAGCGGTGGACCAGCCCGTGCCCGGTGCCGGACAAGGGTTTCTTCTTCGCACCCACGGTGTTCTCCGACGTGCACCAGTCGATGCGCATCGCGCGCGAGGAGATCTTCGGCCCGGTGCTGTCGGTGCTGACCTTCCGCACCCCGGACGAAGCCGTGACGAAGGCCAACAACACGCCGTACGGCCTTTCGGCTGGCATCTGGACGGAGAAGGGCTCGCGCATCCTGTGGATGGCGAACCAGCTCCGCGCCGGTGTCGTCTGGGCCAACACGTTCAACCGCTTCGACCCCACCGCCCCGTTCGGCGGCTACCAGGAGTCGGGTTTCGGCCGCGAAGGCGGGCGTACCGGGCTGGAGGCCTACCTCGATGTCTGACGATCAGCGCATCTCCGTCGCCAAGACCTACAAGCTCTACGTCGGCGGGAAGTTCCCCCGCTCGGAGTCCGGCCGCGTGTACCCGGTCACCGACACCAAGGGGAAGTTCCTCGCCAACGCCGCGCACGCGTCCAGAAAGGACGTTCGCGACGCCGTGGTCGCCGCGCGCAAGGCGTTCGGCGGCTGGTCGTCCGCGACGGCCTACAACCGGGGCCAGGTGCTCTACCGCGTCGCCGAAATGCTCGAAGGCCGCCGCGACCAGTTCATCGCCGAGGTGTCCGCTTCGGAGGGCGCCACCGCGAAGAAGGCACAGTCCCTTGTGGACACCGCGATCGACAGGTGGGTGTGGTACGCGGGCTGGACGGACAAGATCGCGACCGTGCTCGGCGCGGCGAACCCGGTGGCTGGCCCGTACTTCTCGTTCACCGTGCCGGAGCCGACGGGTGTGGTCGGCGTGCTCGCGCCGCAGCAGTCCTCGCTGCTGGGCCTGGTGAGCGTGCTCGCGCCGGTGCTGGCCACCGGCTCGACGGCGGTCGTGGTGTCCAGCGCCGAACGCCCGCTGCCCGCGATCACACTGTCCGAGGTGCTGGCCACCTCGGACCTGCCGGGCGGCGTCGCGAACATCCTCACCGGCAGGGCATCGGAACTAGGCCCGTGGCTCGCCGCGCACGGCGACGTCAACGCGCTCGACCCGACCGGGGCCGCCCCCTCCGAGCGCGCCGACCTGGCGCGCGAAGCCGCGGGCACGGTCAAGCGCGTGCTGACCGTGCCGGACGCGGAACCGGACTGGTCGAAGACCCCGGACATCGCGCGCCTGCGCCGCTACCTGGAGCCGAAAACCGTCTGGCACCCGCTCGGCGTCTGACCCGCCCCCGAAAGTGGCTTTCGGGGACTTGAACGCCCCGAAGGTCGCTTTCGGGGCGCGCGCGTCGCGTCAGCGGCCGGGCGGTTCGATGTCCTCGGCGGTCAGCGGACGGCCCGGCAGCGCGGTGCCGTTGCCCGCGCGCAGGCCGTCGAGCATGATCGCGGTGCACCGGTCGGTCGCCAGGTCCGCGATCGCGAGGAACCGGCCCTTGGGCACGCGGCGCAGCAGCATCGCGGCCAGGATCGCGACGTCACCGGTGTCGATGTCGGTGCGCAGCGAGCCTTCCGCCTGGCCCGCCTTGACCACGTCGCCCATCGTCTTCAGCAGCCCGGCCCGGAACTCCTCGGTCTTCGGGTCGTTCTGCAGGACCGCGTGCGCCATCGGGGACAGCATCGCGAGCTGGATGCTCAGCTGCAGCTCGCGGGAGTCCCGCAGGATCCGGACCAGCGCTTCCCACGCCGTCGGCTCCTCCTCGAACGCGGCGCGCGCCTGGGTGAGCATCCGGTCGAAGTTCTCCCGCGCGATCTCCCTGATCAGACTCTCGCGATCGGGGAACCGCCGGTAGAGCGTGCCGACGCCGACCGCGGCCGCGCGCGCGATCTCCTCCATCGGCACGTCGGGACCGTGATCGGCGAAGATCGTCCGCGCGGCGGCCAGTATCTGGTCGCGATTGCGGCGTGCGTCGGCCCGCAACCGCGTCTCGGGGTCCGCCGTCATTTCGCCACCTTTCAGCATCGACGCGGAGATTCTCGCATGGGCAACCGGCAACGGAACGTCCTTCCGTTCGGTGACCATCACCCCTTTGCACGTGGACGCCAACCCTCCACTTAAGTACCCTGGTTTCACAAGTGGACGAAGAAACTCCACATAGTCTTCCGACGGACTGCCTGGATTGAGGGGAACCCACACCCATGACCGAAGTCGCGGACACCCAGCTCGCCAGCTTCCCGATGACGAGGACCTGCCCGTTCTCGCCACCGGCCGAGTACCGCACGATGCGCGAGGAAGCACCCGTCTCCCGCGTCGAGCTGCCGACCGGCCAGCGCGCGTGGGTGGTCACGCGGCTCGAGGACGTCCGGACCATGCTCACCGACCCGAGGCTCAGCTCCGACCGCCGCAACCCGAACTTCCCGCTGATCGTCGCCGGTCAGCGCAGGCGGCCGGACTTCAAGGCTTCGCTCATCACGATGGACGCGCCGGAGCACGGGCAGGCGCGGCGCGAGGTCGTCGGCGAGTTCACGGTCCGCCGGATGAAGGCGCTCCAGCCGCGCATCCAGCAGATCGTCGACGAGCACATCGACGCGATGCTCGCCGGTCCGCCCGGCGCCGATCTGGTGCGGGCGCTGTCGCTGCCGGTGCCGTCGCTGGTGATCTGCGAACTGCTCGGCGTGCCCTACACCGACCACGACTTCTTCCAGGCCCGCACCGCGAAGCTGCTCAACCGGCACACCCCCGCCGAAGAGCGCGGCGACGCCTTCGACCAACTGCTCGACTACCTCGACCAGCTCGTCACCGGCAAGGAGAAGGCGCCGACCGAGGACGACCTGCTCGGCAGGCAGGTGCTCCGGCAGCGGACGGAGGACAACGAGGACCACGACGCGCTGGTGTCGCTCGCGTTCCTGCTGCTGGTCGCCGGGCACGAAACGACGGCGAACATGATCTCGCTCGGCACGCTCGCGCTACTGGAGAACCCCGACCAGCTCGCGATGATCAAGAACGACCCGAGCAGGACGCTCGACGCGGTGGAGGAACTCCTCCGGTACTTCACGATCGCCGAAACCGCGACGTCGCGCGTAGCCGTCGAGGACATCGAAATCGGTGGCGTACTGGTGAAAGCGGGCGAAGGCGTCATCACGCTCGGCAACGCGGCGAACCGGGACCCGGCCGCCTTCGACGCCCCGGACACCCTCGACTTCGAACGCGGCGCGCGCCACCATGTGGCGTTCGGGTTCGGCGCGCACCAGTGCCTCGGGCAGAATCTGGCGAGGATGGAACTGCAGATCGTGTTCGACACGCTGTTCGCGCGCATTCCCGGCCTGCGACTGGCCGCGAAGGTCGCCGACCTGCCGTTCAAGGACGACGCGACCATCTACGGGCTGCACGAGCTGCCCGTGACCTGGTAGGGAGGAACCATGCGAATCATCGCGGACCGCGATCGGTGTGTGGGGGCGGGGCAGTGCGTGCTGACCGAGCCCGCCGTGTTCGACCAGAGCGAGGACGACGGCACCGTCGTCGTGCAGCAGGACGAGGTGGACGGCGAAGTACTGGTGAGCGTCCAGGAAGCCGTGCACGTCTGCCCGAGCCAGGCGCTCTCGCTCAAGGACGGCTGAGCCGGGAGCTCGGGTCGCCAGGTCAGCGGGCTGGCCTGGCCAACCGCACCAGAACTCCGCCCGGCGGCGCCGAATCGGGCGACGCCGGGAAATCTGGTCCTGGTGCGTTTGGCGTAATGGTCGAGGAAATGGCGTATGTGGATTGCCGAGGCGCCATGACCGGGTAGGCTTTCGGCGACCTGCACGCCACTGGGGGCACCACCGCAGGTCTGGTGCGCGAGGAGAGCTCGTGACATACCCACCGCGGCTTCGCAAGATCGGGCTCCGGATCGGCATCGCCATCGGCGCGGTCGTGCTCGTCGTGCTCGGCGTCACCGGCTTCGTCGCCCCCGGCTTCTTTCTCGGCGAGGACAAGGACGTCGGCCCCGCCGCCAGCGGGCCCGAACGTCCCGCGGTCGGGCCCGAAGGGGCCGCGCAGGCCATCGCCGACGGCTTCGGTAAGCACGATGAGATCGCGGTGCGCGAGCTCACGTGCGATTACTGGGACCTGGACCGCGAGGCGCTCATCAAGCAGACCGGCCGCGCCGGCGAGGCGAAGCTGGTTGAAGTGCGGAGAACGTCGGACTTCGAGGCCACCGCGAACGTGACGGTCCCCGTCGGCAAGAAATCCTTCACCGGCACCGCGAATCTGGTGTACAGCGGTGGAAGATGGTGCTGGAGCGGCGTCGGCGGCGGATTCCTCGGAATGGCGATCGTGGCCGACGCGAAGCCCTTGATCGACGAGTTCTTCGCCGCCGTGAACGCGAAGGACAGGTGGACGGTCATCGGATTGTTGTGCGACGACATGACTTCGAAGGACCAGGCGACCGTCCTCAAGATGACCACCGGCCATCCGGCGCTGGAACCGGAGGACAGCACCGGCTCGGTCTCGCGCGTGCAGGTCACCTTCGCCGGGACCCACAATGGAAAGAGCGCTTCCGGCTCGCTGACCGCCGACAAGAAGTCGGAGGGGTTCTGCGTCAGCGGCGTCGTCGTCAACGTGGCCACCTGACCAAACGCTCGGAGCGTTCAAGTCCCGAACGTCACCTTCGGGGCTTGGGGGCCGCCCGAGAAGACGGAGAACGCGCGGCTGCCCGGCGGGGAAGGGGTTCCCGCCGGGCAGCCGAAGCTTCAGCCGAGCCGCTGCGAGGTTTCCGGGTGGAAGGCGTGCACCTCGCCCGCGTCCCGCAGGCCGACGCGCACCTTCTCGCCGATCCTCGGCGGCGTCCTGCCGTCCACGCGCACCACGATGCGCTCGCTCGCGCCGTCGACGGTGCCGTGCAGGTAGGCGTCCGCGCCCAGTTCCTCCACCAGATCGACGGTCAGCTCGAAACCGTCCTCGCCCGCGCCCGCGATGGCGAGCGACTCCGGGCGCACGCCCAGCACGATCTCGCTGAGCCCCGAGGCCGCGTCCAGCACCGCGCGCGGCACCGGCACGGTCAGCTCGCCCAGCCGCACCCCGCCGTCGACGACCCGGTAGGTGCCCAGGTTCATCGCGGGCGAGCCGATGAACCCCGCGACGAACGCGTTGGCCGGGTTCTCGTACAGCTCGCGCGGTGAGGCGCACTGCTGCAGCACGCCGTCCTTCAGCACCGCGACCCGGTCCCCCATGGTCATCGCCTCGACCTGGTCGTGGGTCACGTAGATCGTGGTGGTGCCGAGCCGCTGCTGGAGCTTCGCGATGTTCGCGCGCGTCTCCACGCGCAGCTTCGCGTCCAAGTTGGACAGTGGCTCGTCCATCAGGAACACGCTCGGCTCGCGCACGATCGCGCGGCCCATCGCGACGCGCTGGCGCTGACCGCCGGAGAGCGCCTTCGGCTTGCGGTCGAGGTACTTCGTCAGGTCGAGCAGGCCAGCGGCCTCCTTGACCTTGTCCGCGATCTCCGGCTTCGGCACGCCGCGCAGGCGCAACGCGAAGCCCATGTTGTCGGCGACCGTCATGTGCGGGTAGAGCGCGTAGGACTGGAACACCATCGCGATGTCGCGGTCCTTCGGCGGCAGGTCCGTGACGTCGCGGTCACCGATGTGGATCGCGCCCTCGTCGACGTCCTCGAGTCCCGCCGCCATGCGCAGCGCGGTGGACTTGCCAGACCCGGAAGGCCCGACCAGTACCAGGAACTCACCGTCTCCAATGGACAGATCGAGCCGGTCGACCGCGCGCACCGCGCTGGCACCGGGGTACACGCGGGACGCGGCGGCGTAAGCGACTGCGGCCATGATTTTTTTCTCCTTACTTGACCGCGCCCATGGAAAGGCCGCGTACCAGGTGGTTCTGGGCGATCCAGCCGACGATCATCACCGGCAGCGAAGCGAGCAGCGCGGCCGCGGAAAGCTGCGCCCAGTACAGGCCCTCGCTCGTGATGAAGCCGACGAGGAAGACCGGGACCGTGCCCGCGCGCGCCGCGGTCAGGTTCACCGCGTAGAAGAACTCCGTCCACGAGAAGATCACGCAGATCAGCGCGGTGGCGGCGATCCCTGGCGCGACGACGGGCAGGATCACCTTGTACAGCAACGTGGGCAGGCTCGCACCGTCCACACGGGCCGCTTCGATCATCTCCGTCGGCACTTCGAGGAAGAACGAGCGCATCATCCAGATCGCCAGCGGCAGGTTCATCGCGGTGTAGAGGATGACCAGCGCCCACACGTTGTCGAGCAGCTGCACGTTCTGCGAAATCACGTACAGCGGGATGATCGCCGCGACGATCGGCAGCATCTTCGTGGAGAGGAAGAAGCCGAGCGCGTTGCTCGTGCCCTTCACCGGAGCCAGCGAAAGCGCGTACGCGGCCGGTACGCCGAACAGCAGCACCAACAGTGTCGAAAGGACGGTCACGAACGCGGAATTGCCAAGGTAGGGCAGGAATCCGCGCTCGATCACCCCGGCGAACTGGTCCAGCGTCGGGGTGAAGAAGAGCTTCGGCGGATCCGTGAAGGCGTCCGACTCCTGCTTGAAGGCGGTCAGCACCATCCAGATCAGCGGGAACACGAACAGGATCGCGACGATCCAGGTCGCCGCGGTGAGCGCGCCGGGACCGAGCTTGCGCTTGGGCTTGCGCTGTATCGCCGTGGTCATTTCACGCCTCCGCTCACCGCGAAGGTCCGGAACATCAGGCGCAGCGCGAAGGTCGCCACGATCATGGTCAGGATCACCACGATGACGCCCATCGCCGAGGACTGCCCGATGTCGAAGCCTTCGAACGCGCGCTGGTAGATGTAGTACGGCAGGTTCGTGCTCGCCGTGCCGGGACCGCCCTGCGTCATCAGGAAGATCGCGTCGAAGCTGTTCACGATGTAGATCGCGCCGAGCAGCGTGGCCAGCTGCAGGTACCGGCTCAGGTGCGGCAGCGTGATCGCGGTGAACGTGCGGACCCGGCCGGCGCCGTCGACCGAAGCGGCCTCCAGCACCTCCTTCGGCTGGCTCTGCAGCCCGGCCAGGATCAGCAGCATCATGAACGGCGTCCACTGCCAGATGATCTGCGCCATCACCGAAGCCAGCGGGAAAGCCGAAAGCCAGTCGGTGTCGCCGCCGAAGACGAAGTTCAGCAACCCGAAGCGCGGGTGGAACATCGTGGTCTTCCACAGCAGCGCGCCCGCCGCGGGCAGGATCAGGAACGGCGTGATCAGCAGCGTGCGGACCACGCCCCTGCCGAGGAACTTCCGGTCCAGCAGCAGCGCGAACGCGAGCCCGAGCACCAGTGAGATGAACACGCAGACGATGGTCAGCACCACCGTGTTCAGCATCGCGCCGCGGAACTGGCTGTCCGCGAACACATCGAGGTAGTTACCGAACCCGACGAAGTGCCGCGAACCGGGGCGGACCAGGTTCCACGACTGGAACGAGTAGAACACCGTCAGCAGGAACGGAAGCTGCGTCACCGCGATCGTGAAGATGAGCGCGGGCATCAACGGGAGGCGCCGCTTCCACGACCCCGAAGTGCGCGGTTTCGCGGCCTTTCCCGTACTGGTCTTGGACGGCGCGGACCGCGCCGGGGCGGAGAGTGTGGACATCAGTGTCCCTCCCGGTAGGACGCGCCGACCGTCTGCGCGTACTCCTGCGACTGCGCCAGCGCCTCATCCACCGAGATCTGCCCGGCGATGGCCGCGGACAACTGCTGGCTCACCCGGGTGCCGAGGTCCTGGAACTCGGGGATGCCGACGAACTGGATCCCGGGGTACGGGACCGGGTGCACCATCGTCTTCTGCTGGTTCGCCGCGTCGATCCCGTCCAGCGTCGGCTGCGCGTACGCGGCGGCGGCCTGCCGGTACTCGGGAATGTCGTAAGTGGACTTCCGCACGCCCGGCGGCACCCGGTTCCAGCCGAAGGTCTTCCCGACGCTCTGGACGAACTCCTTGTCCGTCATCCACCGCATGAACTTCCAGGCGTCTTCCTTGTTCTTCGCCACCTTCGGCATGCCGAGCGACCAGGTGTAGAGCCAGCCGCTCGCCTGCGTCTTCTCCACCGGCGCCGCGACGTACCCCGACTTGCCGACGACCTTGCTGCCCTCGGGGTCCTCGTTGGTCCCCGCCATGACCGTGGCGTCGTACCACATCGCGGTCTGCCCCTGCGTGTACGCGGTGCCGCAGTCGGAGAAGCCCGCGCTCGACGCGCCGACCTCGCCGTGGCTGCGGACCAGGTTCACGTAGAAGTTGGCCGCTGCCTTGAATTCCGGCGAGGTGAGCTTCGCGTTCCAGTCCTTGTCGAAGTACTGGGCACCGAAAGTGTTGGCCACCGTGGAAAACGGCGCGAGGCTCTCACCCCAGCCCGGCTTGCCGCGCAGGCAGATCCCGGACACCCCGGCCGCCTTGTCGTCGAGCTTCGCGGCGAGCTGGGCGACCTGCTCCCAGGTCGGCTTCGGGGGCATCGTCAGCCCGGCCTTCTCGAAGAGGTCCTTGCGGTAGGCCAGGAACGACGACTCGCCGTAGAACGGGACCGCGTACATCGAACCGTTGTGGGACAAGGAATCCCGGATGCTCGGGATGAAGTCGGCCTTGTCGTACCCCGGGCTCTTGTCGATGTAGGGGCTCAGGTTCTCGAGCCAGCCGTTGGCCGCCCACTGCGGCGCCTCGTAGTTGCTGATCATCACGACGTCGAACTCGCCGCCCTCGGTGGCGGTCGACGCGGTGATCTTCGCGCGGGCCTGGTTTTCCGGCAGCGAAACGAACTTCAGCTTGACGCCGGGGTTCGCCTGCTCGAAATGGTCCTTCAGCGCGATGGCGTCCTTCATCTGCGGGTTGGCCACGATCGCGATCACCAGCGTTCTCCCGCCGGCGCCGATCGCACCCGCGCCCGCGCAGCCCGTGACGCCGAGCAGCAGCGCCACCGCGAGGAGAATGAACCTACGCATGACCACCTCCCGGTAGTACCTGCACCTTCAGGCCGGCGCCGCTGCGCATGAGGTCCAGCGCGCCGGGGAACTCGTCGAGCGGAAGCGTGTCGGTGAGCAGCGCCTTCGTGTCGATCACGCCCGCGGCAACCAGGTCGAGCGCGGGGCCGTAGCTGTCGAGCACGGCCATCGAGCCGACCACGGTGATCTCGTCGTTGTAGATGCGGAACGGCGACAACGCGACCCTGGCTTCGGCGGGCGCCACACCGAAGACGAGCAACCGGCCACCGCGGCGGAGCGAGTCGAAGGCGGCTTCGATCGCGGGCGCGGCACCGGTGCAGTCGGCGGCGGCGTCGAACCTCTCACCGTCCAATTCGGACACGTCACCGGCGACGGCGTGGGCGCCCAGCGCGGTGGCCCGCGCGAGCCTCGCGGTGTTGCGGTCGACCACGGTGACGCGGGCGCCCCCGCGCTGCAGGAGCTGCTGCATGACCAGGCCCATCGTGCCCGCGCCGACCACCAGGAACCGCTCGCCGACCTCGACGCCGATCTTGCGGACCCCGTGCACCGCGCACGAAACCGGCTCGACCAGCGCGCCCTCCTGCCAGGTCATGGAGTCGGGCATGCGGTAGCAGTTGGCCGAGGGCACGGCGACGTACTCGGCGAACGCGCCGTTCACCGTGTCACCGGTGGCGTTCCAGTTCTCGCACAGGTTGCCGCGCCCGGTGCGGCACGGCGTGCAGTACCCGCAGAAGAGCGAGGGGTCGACAGCCACGCGGTCGCCGATCTTCCAGCCGCCCGGCACGTCGGCGCCCAGCTCGACGATCCGGCCCGCGAACTCGTGACCCGGCACGATCGGGTAGGGCGTCGGGGGGAAGTGGCCGTCGGCGATGTGCAGGTCAGTCCCGCAGATCCCGCAGGCGCCCACCTCGAGCACGACCTGACGCTCTCTGGGCTTCGGATCCGGCACCTCGCCGACCCTGATCTTGCCCGGCTGGTCGATGATCGCGGCTCGCATCCGGCCTCACTCTCTTCCGTCGCTCATCTGAGCGGCCATGCATCCATGCACGCTGCGGCATGCCCAGGAATTGAAAACTTTCCATGGTGTTACGTCAACCTTTCGAGCGGTTTTCGCGCTATAGTGCTCAAGTGAGCACCAGATCGCGTCCACTCAGCCTCGCCGACACCATGACAGCGGTATCTGTGGCACACCGCTTCTATTTGCTCGGCCAGTCCAAACTGGAGATCGCCGAGGAGTTCGGCATCTCGCGGTTCAAGGTGGCCAGGATCCTCGACACCGCACGGGAAACCGGCCTGGTCCGGATCGAGTTCGACGTACCGGGCCCGATCGACGTCACGTTGTCGGAGCAGGTCCGCTCCGCCTACCGCCTGGATCGGGCGTTCGTCCTCGAACGGGCGTTCAGCGAAGGCGAGCGCCCCGAGGTCCGCAGGCACATCGGCGGGCTCGCGGCCAGGCTGCTGTCGGAGATCGTGACCAAGGACGACGTGCTCGGCCTGTCCTGGGCGCGCTCGGTGAACGTGATGACCGAGGCGATCCACCGGCTGCCGCGCTGCCCGATCGTGCAACTCTGCGGGGTGCAGGCGGGCATGGACATGCACGACCGCTCGGTGGAGACGGTCCGCAGGGTCGCCGCGGTGTCCGGCGGGGACGCCTACCCGATCTTCGGCCCGCTCGTGCTGCCCGACCGCAGGACCACCGAGATCCTGCGGCGCCAGCCGGGGATCGCGGAAACGTTCAGCCAGTTCCCCCACCTGACCAAGGCCGTGGTGAGCATCGGCGCGTGGCTGCC is part of the Amycolatopsis sp. CA-230715 genome and encodes:
- a CDS encoding aldehyde dehydrogenase family protein, which produces MSDDQRISVAKTYKLYVGGKFPRSESGRVYPVTDTKGKFLANAAHASRKDVRDAVVAARKAFGGWSSATAYNRGQVLYRVAEMLEGRRDQFIAEVSASEGATAKKAQSLVDTAIDRWVWYAGWTDKIATVLGAANPVAGPYFSFTVPEPTGVVGVLAPQQSSLLGLVSVLAPVLATGSTAVVVSSAERPLPAITLSEVLATSDLPGGVANILTGRASELGPWLAAHGDVNALDPTGAAPSERADLAREAAGTVKRVLTVPDAEPDWSKTPDIARLRRYLEPKTVWHPLGV
- a CDS encoding TetR/AcrR family transcriptional regulator translates to MTADPETRLRADARRNRDQILAAARTIFADHGPDVPMEEIARAAAVGVGTLYRRFPDRESLIREIARENFDRMLTQARAAFEEEPTAWEALVRILRDSRELQLSIQLAMLSPMAHAVLQNDPKTEEFRAGLLKTMGDVVKAGQAEGSLRTDIDTGDVAILAAMLLRRVPKGRFLAIADLATDRCTAIMLDGLRAGNGTALPGRPLTAEDIEPPGR
- a CDS encoding cytochrome P450 yields the protein MTEVADTQLASFPMTRTCPFSPPAEYRTMREEAPVSRVELPTGQRAWVVTRLEDVRTMLTDPRLSSDRRNPNFPLIVAGQRRRPDFKASLITMDAPEHGQARREVVGEFTVRRMKALQPRIQQIVDEHIDAMLAGPPGADLVRALSLPVPSLVICELLGVPYTDHDFFQARTAKLLNRHTPAEERGDAFDQLLDYLDQLVTGKEKAPTEDDLLGRQVLRQRTEDNEDHDALVSLAFLLLVAGHETTANMISLGTLALLENPDQLAMIKNDPSRTLDAVEELLRYFTIAETATSRVAVEDIEIGGVLVKAGEGVITLGNAANRDPAAFDAPDTLDFERGARHHVAFGFGAHQCLGQNLARMELQIVFDTLFARIPGLRLAAKVADLPFKDDATIYGLHELPVTW
- a CDS encoding ferredoxin, with the translated sequence MRIIADRDRCVGAGQCVLTEPAVFDQSEDDGTVVVQQDEVDGEVLVSVQEAVHVCPSQALSLKDG
- a CDS encoding ABC transporter ATP-binding protein, producing MAAVAYAAASRVYPGASAVRAVDRLDLSIGDGEFLVLVGPSGSGKSTALRMAAGLEDVDEGAIHIGDRDVTDLPPKDRDIAMVFQSYALYPHMTVADNMGFALRLRGVPKPEIADKVKEAAGLLDLTKYLDRKPKALSGGQRQRVAMGRAIVREPSVFLMDEPLSNLDAKLRVETRANIAKLQQRLGTTTIYVTHDQVEAMTMGDRVAVLKDGVLQQCASPRELYENPANAFVAGFIGSPAMNLGTYRVVDGGVRLGELTVPVPRAVLDAASGLSEIVLGVRPESLAIAGAGEDGFELTVDLVEELGADAYLHGTVDGASERIVVRVDGRTPPRIGEKVRVGLRDAGEVHAFHPETSQRLG
- a CDS encoding carbohydrate ABC transporter permease yields the protein MTTAIQRKPKRKLGPGALTAATWIVAILFVFPLIWMVLTAFKQESDAFTDPPKLFFTPTLDQFAGVIERGFLPYLGNSAFVTVLSTLLVLLFGVPAAYALSLAPVKGTSNALGFFLSTKMLPIVAAIIPLYVISQNVQLLDNVWALVILYTAMNLPLAIWMMRSFFLEVPTEMIEAARVDGASLPTLLYKVILPVVAPGIAATALICVIFSWTEFFYAVNLTAARAGTVPVFLVGFITSEGLYWAQLSAAALLASLPVMIVGWIAQNHLVRGLSMGAVK
- a CDS encoding carbohydrate ABC transporter permease, whose amino-acid sequence is MSTLSAPARSAPSKTSTGKAAKPRTSGSWKRRLPLMPALIFTIAVTQLPFLLTVFYSFQSWNLVRPGSRHFVGFGNYLDVFADSQFRGAMLNTVVLTIVCVFISLVLGLAFALLLDRKFLGRGVVRTLLITPFLILPAAGALLWKTTMFHPRFGLLNFVFGGDTDWLSAFPLASVMAQIIWQWTPFMMLLILAGLQSQPKEVLEAASVDGAGRVRTFTAITLPHLSRYLQLATLLGAIYIVNSFDAIFLMTQGGPGTASTNLPYYIYQRAFEGFDIGQSSAMGVIVVILTMIVATFALRLMFRTFAVSGGVK
- a CDS encoding ABC transporter substrate-binding protein, which gives rise to MRRFILLAVALLLGVTGCAGAGAIGAGGRTLVIAIVANPQMKDAIALKDHFEQANPGVKLKFVSLPENQARAKITASTATEGGEFDVVMISNYEAPQWAANGWLENLSPYIDKSPGYDKADFIPSIRDSLSHNGSMYAVPFYGESSFLAYRKDLFEKAGLTMPPKPTWEQVAQLAAKLDDKAAGVSGICLRGKPGWGESLAPFSTVANTFGAQYFDKDWNAKLTSPEFKAAANFYVNLVRSHGEVGASSAGFSDCGTAYTQGQTAMWYDATVMAGTNEDPEGSKVVGKSGYVAAPVEKTQASGWLYTWSLGMPKVAKNKEDAWKFMRWMTDKEFVQSVGKTFGWNRVPPGVRKSTYDIPEYRQAAAAYAQPTLDGIDAANQQKTMVHPVPYPGIQFVGIPEFQDLGTRVSQQLSAAIAGQISVDEALAQSQEYAQTVGASYREGH
- a CDS encoding zinc-dependent alcohol dehydrogenase family protein produces the protein MRAAIIDQPGKIRVGEVPDPKPRERQVVLEVGACGICGTDLHIADGHFPPTPYPIVPGHEFAGRIVELGADVPGGWKIGDRVAVDPSLFCGYCTPCRTGRGNLCENWNATGDTVNGAFAEYVAVPSANCYRMPDSMTWQEGALVEPVSCAVHGVRKIGVEVGERFLVVGAGTMGLVMQQLLQRGGARVTVVDRNTARLARATALGAHAVAGDVSELDGERFDAAADCTGAAPAIEAAFDSLRRGGRLLVFGVAPAEARVALSPFRIYNDEITVVGSMAVLDSYGPALDLVAAGVIDTKALLTDTLPLDEFPGALDLMRSGAGLKVQVLPGGGHA
- a CDS encoding sugar-binding transcriptional regulator — its product is MTAVSVAHRFYLLGQSKLEIAEEFGISRFKVARILDTARETGLVRIEFDVPGPIDVTLSEQVRSAYRLDRAFVLERAFSEGERPEVRRHIGGLAARLLSEIVTKDDVLGLSWARSVNVMTEAIHRLPRCPIVQLCGVQAGMDMHDRSVETVRRVAAVSGGDAYPIFGPLVLPDRRTTEILRRQPGIAETFSQFPHLTKAVVSIGAWLPGESTVYDALEPSERDAIGKRGAVGEVAARLFDADGNAMNTGLTHHVLAIDDEDLLRVPEVIALGYTAPKAEGIDAVLRSGMVSTLITDAAAAEPLLKLAEARPLT